DNA from Metabacillus flavus:
CCAGAAATGAAGGATTTTTTCCACTGCATCGTCTGCCATGTAATCATCTGAATCTATACAAACATTAAGTTCTGTTACGATATTTTCATATGCTGTGTTATGAGCACCATGCATTCCCTGGTTTTCCTGATAGATGTATGTGATATCTATTATTCTTTCATTCATCCATTGTTTAACAAGTTCTTCTGTTTGATCTGTAGAACCATCATCAATAATCAGCCATTCAAAATCTTTATTTGTCTGCCTTTTCAAACTTTCATAACATTGGTCCAGACAATAAGCCCTGTTGAATGTGGGAGTAAACACTGTCAAAGTTTTCACATCATCACCTCGCAGCCTCTAAGTAAAACCCCTGCGCCCACTTTGAAGTATTTCGAATATCATAGCCATTAGAAGCCAGTGCATCTTGGGGAATATTTCTTTGTTTTGTCTCAAGAAGAATCTTAGGTATTTTTGCTGCCCAGTCTTCTTTTTGACTGATTGGAAGATAGGTTATTAAGTCAATTCCCATATCCGCTTCTCTAGTAATCTTGTCAGAAATGATACATGGAAGTCCTGCTCCCTGGGCTTCTACCAATGTTACAGGAAGCCCTTCGTGAAGAGAAGGAAACGCAAAAAGATCAAATGCTTGCAGCAGATGGTGTATGTCTGACCTAATTCCTAGGAAGCTGACTTTCTCCGACAGATTGAGATTTTTCACTTTTTGCTCCATCTCGTTTCTTAATGGACCGTCCCCTGCTAAAACCAAATGAAGATCCGTAAAGTTTTTAGAGCATTCATTGAAAACATCGATAAGAAAATTATGATTTTTTTGCAGGTTAAATCTGCCTACGTGGCCAATGACGTACTGATTTGTAATTCCTAGTTCCAATCTGATACGGTTTCTTGTTGAAGAAGAATGCTTGAATTGTTCGGAGTCAATACCGTTTTTCAGCAAAATACTTACTCTTCCTCTATCTCCAAAAAGCCATTCTGCTGCAGCTTGTGAGCAGGAAAATAAGTGTGTTGAGGAGGGATGGATCAGTCTGCCTGCATAATCTTTATATGTTTTTGCTAAGAAATTCCCTTCGCTCTGCGTATTGTGGCTATGTGCAATCCTAACCGGTATCCCATACTTCTTTGCAGCCTGCATTACAAACCCGCTCATCTTGTCCAGATGGGAATGAACAATTTTGTAATGCCTGTTTTGACTAAAAAAGGCATTTAGGCTGCGGATATATCGGAAGTGGCCGCCATCTGTGATATATGGGATGCGGTGGATCGTACCGCCAAGTTCGCGGATCTCATCATCAAAAACGCCTTCTTTACACGTAAGAAAATCAAATTGAACCTTTGACCGGTCCATATTTCGGTAAAGATTCATGATCAGTGTTTCTGCTCCGCCCCGATTCATATTCACCACCGTATGAAGCACTCTTACTGGACTGCCCATGCTGCACCTCCTGTATCCTTCATATATTTTGCATACAGAGCTCTGCTTTGCTGCAAAACAATTTTTTCACTATATTGTTTTTCAATTTTCCCTTTACTTGCCTCTCCAAGTAAATGCAGCTGATGCACTGGATAGTTGATCAGCTGCAGCATTCTTCCTGCCATATCTTCCGCATCCCCTGCTTTTACAAGCCAGCCATTCTCACCAGATACAACAAGTTCCTTATGTCCCCTGTTTTCAGTTGCGATCACTGGCAATCCGCATGCCATCGCTTCCATAATGTTTACCGGAAGTCCTTCTCTATAGCTTGATCCAACCGCTGCATCGCATAGAGGCAGGAGGTCTGCAATGTCTTTTCTGAAACCGAGGAATTCGATGAGATGATCGGTTTTCAGTTCCTTTGCAAGCTGCTTGCAGGATTCAAGCAGTTTTCCTTCTCCCGCTAGGAGAAGTTTGGCATTTGGCACTTTGTCTTTAATAGAAGAGAGTGCACGAATGAGAAGCTCTTGGTTTTTGTTCTCATTAAATTCAGCAGCATAAAACATAAGGAAATTCTCTTGTGCATAGCCGAGCAGTTTCCGCTTTTTCTCTCGTAATACTGCGTCCATTGGCTTGAACTGTTCGGTGTCTACTCCGACTCCGTTTATCTGTTCGATTCTGGAACTATTAAAAGGGTGCTGGACGGCTAAGTCGTAGTCTTCTTTGTTAATGGTAATTAAGCAGTCTGTAACAGCAGCCAGCGCCATTTCAATCGGATAATAAAGAATCCAGCTGGAAAGCGGTCCGCCTTTACAAAAATGAAAACCATGAGCGGTGTAGATTGCTTTTGTTCCTCTTTTTCTGGCATTTAATGCAGCCAGACGGGCGATAACTCCTCCCATCGGTGTGTGGCTATGGATCATATCGTAATCATGCTCGCGGATAATATCTTTTAATTCTTTATACGCCAGCCAGTTTTGGCTTCTAAAGGGAGAACGCTGTATTGGAATGTTAAATTTCAAATCTGTGTAAGGGAGCGTCAGATTTCCGCATGCCGCGATATGCACTTCCCAGCCTTGTTCTTTAAACCACTTCATTACCGGTAAATGAAACGCTTTGAAATGGTAGTCAACTGTTGCAACTAAAAGCACTTTTTTCACCATTTGATCTTTGCTCCCATATAAAAAACGCCATAAAGGCGTTTTGTATTTTATCCCGGTACGGAAAGAAGTTCTTTCGCTGCCGGTCTTCTAT
Protein-coding regions in this window:
- a CDS encoding glycosyltransferase family 1 protein translates to MGSPVRVLHTVVNMNRGGAETLIMNLYRNMDRSKVQFDFLTCKEGVFDDEIRELGGTIHRIPYITDGGHFRYIRSLNAFFSQNRHYKIVHSHLDKMSGFVMQAAKKYGIPVRIAHSHNTQSEGNFLAKTYKDYAGRLIHPSSTHLFSCSQAAAEWLFGDRGRVSILLKNGIDSEQFKHSSSTRNRIRLELGITNQYVIGHVGRFNLQKNHNFLIDVFNECSKNFTDLHLVLAGDGPLRNEMEQKVKNLNLSEKVSFLGIRSDIHHLLQAFDLFAFPSLHEGLPVTLVEAQGAGLPCIISDKITREADMGIDLITYLPISQKEDWAAKIPKILLETKQRNIPQDALASNGYDIRNTSKWAQGFYLEAAR
- a CDS encoding glycosyltransferase family 4 protein, whose product is MVKKVLLVATVDYHFKAFHLPVMKWFKEQGWEVHIAACGNLTLPYTDLKFNIPIQRSPFRSQNWLAYKELKDIIREHDYDMIHSHTPMGGVIARLAALNARKRGTKAIYTAHGFHFCKGGPLSSWILYYPIEMALAAVTDCLITINKEDYDLAVQHPFNSSRIEQINGVGVDTEQFKPMDAVLREKKRKLLGYAQENFLMFYAAEFNENKNQELLIRALSSIKDKVPNAKLLLAGEGKLLESCKQLAKELKTDHLIEFLGFRKDIADLLPLCDAAVGSSYREGLPVNIMEAMACGLPVIATENRGHKELVVSGENGWLVKAGDAEDMAGRMLQLINYPVHQLHLLGEASKGKIEKQYSEKIVLQQSRALYAKYMKDTGGAAWAVQ